DNA from Pseudomonadota bacterium:
GATCTCGGAGAGTATCACGCGGATATATTGTGCGCGCTTGGGTGCTTCAATCCCGAGTAATTTCTCTATAGTCAGGCACCACCCGAAGTTGTTAATTAGTGGGGAGACGTAATTTAGGCGGTCGGTGTACGGCATGACCTGATTGTAGTCTACCGTCTCACACATCTTCTCAAAGCCGCGGTGCAGATACCCAACATCGACATCGGCATCGATGATCTTCTCTCCTGAGAGCTCCACAACCACGCGAATAGTACCGTGCGTAGCTGGATGCGCCGGGCCCATATTAACGATCATCGACTCTGAGTGCAGGTCATCACCTAAAGCGCGTGGTCGAAACGAGGTAGTGATCCCACCCACTCCGACATCGACCTCTAAAAGCTTACCCTGTGTCATATTATAAATCTTGTAACTACTCTCTGCTGCCCTCAGCACTTTGGCTCTTAGGTGCGCTAACCTTAGATTTGCGAATGCTCACCAGCTCAGGCCGCTGCATCCTTCTCGCGGTATTCTCAACCTCCGGCATACGGAGCGCAATACGGGGCTGCTTGCCCTGTACCGGATAATCCTTTCTGAGCGGGTGCCCAATGAATTCATCGTACATAAGAATTCTGCGCAGATCGGGGTGCCCCGTAAAACGTATTCCGAACATGTCCCAAACCTCACGTTCAAGGAAGTTTGCTCCGGCCCAAAGCGTCGTTGCGGTGGCGATCTCGGGGCTATCCTCTGAGAGTGCGACCTTAATCGTAAGGCGCCACAGATTCGCAAGGCTTAGGAGCTGATAGACCACCTCAAAGCGCACCTCACGACTATCGAGCCAATCAACGGCGGTAATATCAACCAGCAGGTTAAAAGACAGCTCCTTAGAATCTCTGCAAAGGCGCAGAAGCTCTGCGAGGTTTGAAGCCTTCACTGTAAGTATCAGATCTCCAAGCTCAAGGACGCTCTCCTCGATTATCTCTGCGCATGTAGCAGTAAGGATCTGCTTTAGATCCTCTATAGAACGCCGCTCTCTCTCCATATGCGACCTTTTGTATCGCAAGCTCCGCTATCAGGCAATCGCACAAAGGGCGATCTGCTTACTTAATGGGGACTAATCCGAGCCTTTTCAAGCTCCCGTACACACAAGATAAAGCGGCATATGGGGAACTTTTAACGATGTTTTGCCCTCATTTGCGTAATGATCGGGCTTAAGGGTATAGTTATCCTCTGCCTTTGAGCAAAATTGCCAATTTATAACCAAGATAACTATTTTCCCGATCACGTCCGTCTGCGTTAGCCCCTATCTAAAGGGCGAGTTTGTGGAGCGAACTGGGGTGAATAGTTACTAACCAAGGAGTATTGAATGGAAT
Protein-coding regions in this window:
- a CDS encoding NADH-quinone oxidoreductase subunit C, translating into MERERRSIEDLKQILTATCAEIIEESVLELGDLILTVKASNLAELLRLCRDSKELSFNLLVDITAVDWLDSREVRFEVVYQLLSLANLWRLTIKVALSEDSPEIATATTLWAGANFLEREVWDMFGIRFTGHPDLRRILMYDEFIGHPLRKDYPVQGKQPRIALRMPEVENTARRMQRPELVSIRKSKVSAPKSQSAEGSRE